Within Paenibacillus sp. RUD330, the genomic segment GCGAGCGGCGCAGCCGCAGCCTTCAGCGAAGTGAGCGGAGTGGAATCGGGCCATCCGCTCGCGGTGAGCGTCATCGAGAAGTTCAACCGGGTATAGAACAGACAGAGACAACGAGTGCGATAGAGAAAGAAGGAGTTCAGCATGAGCCAACTGATTACTGGAGTAGCCGCATCGCCCGGAATCGCGATCGCGAAGGCATACCGCCTTCAGCAGTCGGAGACGGTTCCTTCGCGCAAGCCCGCAGAGGACGCCGGAGCGGAGAAGCAGCGGCTGAAGGAGGCCGTCGAGGCGGCTCGGGTCGATATCGACCGCATTCGGGAGCGGACGCTGGATAAGCTGGGCGCGCAGAAGGCGGAAATATTCGAAGCGCATCTGTTCCTGCTTGACGATCCCGATCTGATCGACGCCGCGATGGACATGATCGACAGCGATGGAGTGGATGCCGCTTATGCGCTGCATGAAGTGTCCTCGTCCATCATCGACGTGCTTCGATCCATGGACAACGAGCTGCTGAGGGAACGCGCCGCGGACGTGAAGGATGTCGCCGGGCGGGTCATCAGCAAGCTGGAAGGCCGCGAGCACAGCGCGCTGTCGGAGCTGGACGAGGAGACGATCCTGATCGCGAACGATCTTACGCCGTCCGATACGGCTCAGCTCGATCTCGATTATGTGCGCGGCTTCGTGACGGAGATCGGCAGCCGCACTTCCCATTCCGCGATCATGGCCCGTTCCCTGGAGCTGCCCGCCGTCGTAGGCGCGGGAGCCGCCGCGGCGCGGATCGAGTCCGGCAGCATCGTCATTCTGGATGCGGTCGGAGGCGAGGTGATTGTGGATCCTTCCGATTCCCAGCTTCAGGACTATCAAGCCCGCAAGCGGGAATACGAGGACTACAAGCTGCGCATGCAGCAGTTCGTGAACCGTCCTTCCGTCACGTCCGACGGCCATGAGGTGGAGCTGGCCAGCAACATCGGCGGCGTCGAGGATCTGGAGAAGGTGCTGGCGAACGGCTCGGACGGCATCGGGCTGTTCCGGACGGAGTTCCTATATATGGGCCGTTCGACGTTCCCGTCCGAGGAAGAGCAGTTCACCGTCTACAAGCATGTGCTGGAGAAAATGAACGGCAAGCGCGTCGTCATCCGCACGCTCGACATCGGCGGAGACAAGGAGCTGCCCTACTTGACGCTGCCTAAGGAAGCGAATCCGTTCCTCGGCCTCCGCGCCGTCCGGCTCTGCCTGGAGCGGCAGGATCTGTTCCGCGCCCAGCTCCGCGCGCTGCTGCGGGCGAGCGCCCACGGAAAGCTGGCGATCATGTTCCCGATGATCGCTGTCGTCAGCGAGCTTCGCGAAGCGAAGCGCATCCTGGCGGAGGAGCGCGCTTCTCTGGAATCCGAGGGCGTGCCGGTATCCAATTCGCTCGAGGTCGGAATCATGATCGAGATTCCGGCAGCGGCGCTGAATGCCGAAGCGCTTGTGAAGGAAGTGGACTTTTTCAGCATCGGCACGAACGATCTCATCCAGTACACGATGGCCGCAGACCGCATGAACGAATCGGTCGCTTATCTGTACCAGCCGCATCATCCATCCATCCTGAGGCTGGTCAACATGGTCATCCAAGCCGCCAAAAAGCACGGCAAATGGGCCGGCATGTGCGGCGAGATGGCGGGCGATGCGGCAGCGATCCCGCTGCTGCTCGGCATGGGCCTGCATGAATTCAGCATGAGCGCCTCCTCGGTGCTGCCGGCTCGCGAGCTGGTGTCGCGCCTGTCTCAGCAGGAATGGGCCGTGCTGGCCGAGGAAGCTCTCGGCATGGACTCGCAGCAGGAAGTGCTCGATTTTGTCAACCAACAACTAAGGAGTGAAGCATAATTATGGCAACCGGAACGTTCACCGTCATTCATCCCCAGGGCTTCCATGCCCGTCCGTCCAAGCTGTTCGTGGAAAAGGCAAGCTCTTTCCCTTGCAAGGTGACGCTGCATAAGGGCAGCAAAAAAGCCAACGGCAAAAGCTCTCTCGGCCTTCTGACGCTCGGCATCGCCGCCGGCGACGAGATCACGGTGGAGACCGAAGGCGAGCAGGATGAGCAGGCGCTGCAGGAGCTCGGCGCGATGCTGACTAAGATTTACGAGGAATAGATTTTCCTGCGAAACGCATACAGGCCGTTTGGCGGCGCCGCTCCGAGAGCGGCGCCGCCAAACGGCTGTTTTTATTACCGCTTCATAAGAAGAGCGAGGGATGACACCAGCTTCATATGGACTCATCAAAAATAAACGGAATTTTCAAAATGAATTCCTGCCGAAAGGGGAATGGGGTGAAAATAAACGCACAATAAATCCGGATCAAACAGGTCCTTGACCCTGCTGATTTTTTTCTAAAGTCATATTTCTTGATTTCAATGAATAAACTGAATTCAATGCCTTGCCAATATCGGCGAGTG encodes:
- the ptsP gene encoding phosphoenolpyruvate--protein phosphotransferase, with the protein product MSQLITGVAASPGIAIAKAYRLQQSETVPSRKPAEDAGAEKQRLKEAVEAARVDIDRIRERTLDKLGAQKAEIFEAHLFLLDDPDLIDAAMDMIDSDGVDAAYALHEVSSSIIDVLRSMDNELLRERAADVKDVAGRVISKLEGREHSALSELDEETILIANDLTPSDTAQLDLDYVRGFVTEIGSRTSHSAIMARSLELPAVVGAGAAAARIESGSIVILDAVGGEVIVDPSDSQLQDYQARKREYEDYKLRMQQFVNRPSVTSDGHEVELASNIGGVEDLEKVLANGSDGIGLFRTEFLYMGRSTFPSEEEQFTVYKHVLEKMNGKRVVIRTLDIGGDKELPYLTLPKEANPFLGLRAVRLCLERQDLFRAQLRALLRASAHGKLAIMFPMIAVVSELREAKRILAEERASLESEGVPVSNSLEVGIMIEIPAAALNAEALVKEVDFFSIGTNDLIQYTMAADRMNESVAYLYQPHHPSILRLVNMVIQAAKKHGKWAGMCGEMAGDAAAIPLLLGMGLHEFSMSASSVLPARELVSRLSQQEWAVLAEEALGMDSQQEVLDFVNQQLRSEA
- a CDS encoding HPr family phosphocarrier protein, giving the protein MATGTFTVIHPQGFHARPSKLFVEKASSFPCKVTLHKGSKKANGKSSLGLLTLGIAAGDEITVETEGEQDEQALQELGAMLTKIYEE